The proteins below come from a single Chryseobacterium bernardetii genomic window:
- a CDS encoding beta-1,6-N-acetylglucosaminyltransferase, with the protein MQTPDPITHPLPQTSGTRTQSSPHVRIAYFIMIHHQPEVFKEMFQKIYTRDQFYLIHIDRKANAEMTEEIQLYLVHFPNVYILESMNIVSGGFSVIQAELNAMEYLLNVSLEWDYFINLSGEDYPLKSQNIIRRFLTANKGRNYIFYYDQKFYRPDTLQRIQNHFTELTHKVSSLIYKREFMKGVIPYIGGKWFIFTRETCAFMTNNKRVMDFEDYYLHTLLPAESFFQTVLMNTAFNDIIVNDDKRAIIEKAFFNKEQYNDHLIELLRSGNHLFIRKVNNKTHKNILQYIHDSYLLPLPEIDEVERELKRNSRQNN; encoded by the coding sequence ATGCAAACTCCGGACCCCATAACACATCCCCTGCCCCAGACTTCCGGTACCCGTACCCAATCTTCACCTCATGTAAGAATTGCGTATTTTATTATGATCCATCATCAACCGGAGGTATTTAAAGAAATGTTTCAGAAAATATACACAAGAGATCAATTCTACCTTATTCATATTGACCGTAAGGCCAATGCAGAAATGACAGAAGAAATACAGCTGTATTTAGTACATTTCCCTAACGTATATATACTGGAAAGCATGAATATTGTTTCCGGAGGATTCAGTGTGATCCAGGCGGAACTCAATGCTATGGAGTACCTGCTCAATGTAAGCCTGGAATGGGACTATTTCATTAATTTAAGCGGTGAAGATTACCCGCTCAAATCACAAAATATTATACGCAGATTCCTTACAGCCAATAAAGGAAGAAATTATATTTTCTATTATGATCAGAAGTTCTACAGACCTGATACCCTTCAGAGAATACAAAACCATTTTACGGAACTAACGCATAAAGTATCTTCTCTTATCTATAAAAGAGAATTTATGAAAGGCGTTATACCTTATATTGGTGGCAAATGGTTCATTTTTACAAGAGAAACATGCGCATTTATGACCAATAACAAGAGGGTCATGGATTTTGAAGACTATTATCTCCATACTCTTTTGCCTGCCGAATCATTTTTTCAGACTGTTCTCATGAATACGGCCTTTAATGATATCATTGTAAATGACGATAAAAGAGCAATCATTGAAAAAGCTTTTTTTAACAAAGAACAGTATAATGATCATTTAATCGAATTACTGAGGTCCGGCAATCATCTTTTTATCAGAAAGGTAAATAATAAAACACATAAAAATATTCTTCAATATATTCATGACAGTTATCTTCTTCCTCTACCCGAAATTGACGAGGTAGAAAGAGAGCTTAAGAGAAACAGCCGTCAAAATAACTGA
- a CDS encoding glycoside hydrolase family 19 protein: MDRLKNEGEGNTPETQNQNTAQDNDKIKADNKQKMDDKRAENDEKDKKDEGLLLAIDGAKIKFNAHLGKFKVLNNVPTTQDKLTGTVVEKQIPNFIFDDGFQMISLTEWQDFGTAKVQENFVLLKKSTLPGIGKMPGNIPPESGKIEFVTSGQVNAPEKIDPKGAPVPEEKDDKKCFCEKEFTEDDIKSFYKSKKLFTAKNCPLPEEMKTYKAFTNALNKAMKDNNINTCLRKAHFLAQIETESDRLNTTMEYASGWDYDHSTHQEGYDSFKPYANYKKDKKLSAELHKKFNAQQIKQIQRAYNRYNECIKHGHNVKGYGPKYKGKGLIQLTWKDTYEKYFKHIGKKDLIDTPEVVANDLTYTCDSAAWFWDDRQLGGYADKDDLIFISVRINGGLNGFDHRKSNVKSIIKLMKIEQDCKTNKLKSIGTYKYETSDIKNLKWGKNNKAKIEKLDD, encoded by the coding sequence ATGGATAGGCTAAAGAACGAAGGAGAAGGTAATACTCCGGAAACCCAGAATCAGAATACGGCACAGGATAACGACAAAATAAAGGCTGATAATAAGCAGAAGATGGATGACAAACGAGCCGAAAATGATGAAAAAGACAAAAAAGATGAAGGTTTATTATTGGCAATAGATGGGGCAAAAATAAAATTCAATGCCCATTTGGGAAAGTTTAAAGTATTGAATAATGTGCCGACAACACAAGATAAGCTTACAGGAACTGTCGTAGAAAAGCAAATACCCAATTTTATCTTTGATGATGGTTTTCAGATGATTTCCCTTACGGAATGGCAGGATTTTGGAACTGCAAAAGTGCAGGAAAACTTCGTGCTGCTAAAAAAATCTACTTTACCAGGAATAGGAAAAATGCCGGGCAATATACCACCTGAGTCAGGGAAAATAGAATTTGTAACCTCCGGACAAGTAAATGCTCCGGAAAAAATTGATCCGAAGGGAGCACCGGTACCGGAAGAGAAGGATGATAAAAAATGTTTTTGTGAGAAAGAATTTACAGAAGATGATATAAAATCTTTCTATAAATCTAAGAAATTATTTACTGCAAAAAATTGTCCTTTACCTGAGGAAATGAAAACATATAAGGCTTTTACAAATGCTCTGAATAAAGCAATGAAAGATAATAATATAAATACATGCCTTAGAAAAGCTCATTTTCTAGCTCAGATTGAAACAGAGTCTGATAGACTGAATACAACTATGGAATATGCTTCAGGATGGGATTATGATCATTCTACCCATCAGGAAGGGTATGACAGCTTTAAACCTTACGCTAATTATAAGAAAGATAAAAAGTTAAGTGCAGAACTTCATAAAAAATTTAATGCTCAGCAAATTAAACAAATCCAAAGAGCTTATAATAGATATAATGAATGTATAAAGCACGGACATAATGTTAAAGGTTATGGACCAAAATATAAAGGAAAAGGATTGATACAATTAACATGGAAAGATACCTACGAAAAGTATTTTAAACATATCGGTAAAAAAGACTTAATTGATACACCAGAGGTTGTTGCAAATGATTTAACATACACTTGTGATTCTGCAGCTTGGTTCTGGGATGATAGACAGCTTGGTGGTTATGCAGATAAAGATGATCTTATTTTTATTTCTGTTAGAATAAATGGAGGTTTAAACGGTTTTGATCATAGGAAAAGTAATGTAAAATCCATTATTAAATTAATGAAAATTGAGCAGGATTGTAAAACAAATAAATTAAAATCAATAGGTACATATAAATATGAAACAAGCGATATTAAAAACCTCAAATGGGGCAAAAATAATAAGGCTAAAATTGAGAAACTTGATGATTAA
- a CDS encoding helix-turn-helix domain-containing protein translates to MSVQLYSHSKNDLEKAVEIILNKAQGFIVPSKNEENQPEDLISQTEASKYLHVSIPTIIDWRKNKSLPYYNFSGRFYYSKKELLEYGRRNRK, encoded by the coding sequence ATGTCAGTACAACTTTATTCACATTCTAAGAATGATTTAGAAAAAGCAGTTGAGATTATTCTCAACAAAGCCCAAGGTTTCATTGTACCTTCAAAAAACGAAGAAAACCAACCCGAAGACCTCATATCTCAAACCGAGGCTTCAAAATACCTACATGTTTCTATCCCTACAATCATAGACTGGAGAAAAAATAAGAGTCTTCCTTACTATAATTTCAGTGGACGTTTTTATTATTCTAAAAAAGAGCTTCTGGAATACGGTAGAAGAAATCGTAAATAA
- a CDS encoding MaoC family dehydratase: MIVINNFNEYKSFEGQMIGTSEWHLIDQDQINRFADATLDYQWIHTDTVRAENEGPFKSTIAHGYLLLSLIPYLWKQIADVKNVKMEINYGIENFRFEQAVPVNNEVRLQATVKSVTNLKGTVKVIVQAKLLIKNQLKTAYTGDVIFLYHFL, translated from the coding sequence ATGATCGTCATCAATAACTTTAATGAGTATAAGTCTTTCGAAGGTCAAATGATCGGAACTTCAGAATGGCATCTTATAGATCAGGATCAGATCAACCGATTTGCGGATGCCACATTGGATTACCAGTGGATTCATACCGATACGGTAAGAGCAGAAAATGAAGGACCCTTTAAGTCTACGATAGCTCACGGTTATCTGTTGCTATCCCTAATTCCCTATCTATGGAAGCAGATTGCTGATGTGAAAAATGTAAAGATGGAAATCAATTATGGAATAGAAAATTTCAGGTTTGAACAAGCTGTGCCGGTAAATAATGAGGTCAGGCTGCAGGCTACTGTCAAATCAGTGACTAATCTTAAAGGAACCGTAAAAGTAATTGTTCAGGCAAAATTACTGATTAAGAATCAATTAAAGACCGCTTATACAGGAGATGTGATCTTTCTCTATCATTTTTTATGA
- a CDS encoding DEAD/DEAH box helicase has product MSFKNLNLINPIIRAVTEAGYSKPTEIQSSAIPYILAGKDLIGCAQTGTGKTAAFAMPILQLLKRYTPEHKEIRTLILTPTRELALQIEENFSIYSKYLPLSQLSIFGGVSIGGQLAALRKRVDILIATPGRLLDLVNQRHIDLSKIEIFVLDEADRMLDMGFVNDIKKVLNLIPQKRQTLFFSATMPGNIRKFADTILHHPVEVSVNPISSTANSIQQSVYFVEKRDKTGLLIDILQNENMKRSLVFTRTKHVANKLVQQLESVGIFAAAIHGNKSQTARQNALDDFKSSKIKVLVATDIAARGIDIDDLPHVVNYELPNIPETYVHRIGRTGRAGAQGTAISFCDSDERPDLKNIQKLIGFTMPVRLFQK; this is encoded by the coding sequence ATGAGTTTTAAAAATTTAAATTTAATTAATCCGATTATCCGTGCTGTAACAGAAGCAGGATATTCAAAACCTACTGAAATACAGAGTTCTGCAATACCTTATATCCTTGCCGGAAAAGACCTTATAGGATGTGCACAAACCGGCACCGGAAAGACCGCTGCATTTGCAATGCCTATTCTGCAGCTCTTAAAAAGGTATACCCCAGAACATAAAGAAATAAGAACTTTAATCCTTACCCCAACCCGCGAACTGGCTCTACAGATTGAAGAGAATTTTTCCATTTACAGTAAATATTTACCATTATCCCAACTTTCAATTTTTGGTGGTGTTTCCATTGGGGGGCAGCTTGCAGCCTTGAGAAAAAGAGTGGATATTCTGATAGCAACACCGGGAAGATTACTGGATTTAGTTAATCAGAGACATATTGATCTTTCCAAAATAGAAATTTTTGTTTTGGATGAAGCTGACAGAATGCTTGATATGGGATTTGTGAATGATATAAAAAAAGTTCTGAACCTTATTCCTCAGAAAAGACAGACATTGTTTTTTTCTGCTACCATGCCTGGAAATATCAGAAAGTTTGCAGACACTATCCTGCATCATCCTGTGGAAGTTTCCGTGAATCCCATTTCTTCAACGGCTAACAGCATTCAGCAGTCTGTCTATTTTGTAGAGAAAAGAGACAAAACAGGTTTGCTGATTGATATTTTACAAAATGAAAATATGAAACGGTCATTGGTTTTTACCCGTACCAAACATGTTGCCAACAAACTTGTTCAGCAATTGGAGAGCGTAGGGATTTTTGCCGCTGCCATTCATGGAAATAAATCGCAGACCGCAAGACAGAATGCCCTTGATGACTTTAAAAGCAGTAAAATTAAAGTATTGGTAGCAACAGATATTGCGGCAAGAGGTATTGATATAGATGACCTTCCGCATGTGGTCAATTATGAACTTCCCAATATTCCTGAAACCTATGTTCACAGGATTGGAAGAACAGGCAGGGCAGGAGCACAGGGTACAGCCATTTCATTTTGTGATTCGGATGAACGTCCGGATCTGAAAAATATTCAGAAGCTGATAGGATTTACAATGCCTGTCAGATTATTTCAAAAATAG
- a CDS encoding site-specific integrase: MKVSFELRKEKMNANGLIPIQFVVRAEGSRIRKNIGASVLEKYWDGSRVKPNSKREPSNNYQFINDKLQKAEERINDIFFFFRANKLEFSKELFLKKFESEEEVAKITFDFFECFKEFVEVGKLSKAYNTTKAQNTVKNFLQDFQKDRDYLIEFDSLNDHFFEELSRYCFIDKEIKNNYFAKIVAVLKTMLRWSIKKGYTDNRNFEDFKASEHDIDIIYLTFEELMKLYEYEFKTDRLNHVKDFYCMGCFTGLRFSDLSKLHLANISNEHIMLSLQKTKTQNHAIKLNKYAKAILEKYKGTIYEPLPIISSQKFNDYIKECCELAEIDTLTTINWFVGTKKVSKTVPKYELITSHTARKTFITNSLLLGMEPKAIKKIANIKKDAVLDKYMKVTEAFTDNQMDKAWN; encoded by the coding sequence ATGAAAGTAAGTTTTGAATTAAGAAAAGAGAAAATGAATGCAAATGGATTAATACCAATCCAGTTTGTTGTCAGAGCTGAAGGTTCCCGCATCAGAAAAAATATTGGGGCATCGGTTCTTGAAAAATATTGGGACGGATCCAGAGTAAAACCAAACTCTAAAAGAGAGCCAAGTAATAATTACCAGTTTATTAATGACAAATTGCAGAAAGCAGAAGAAAGAATTAATGATATTTTTTTCTTTTTCAGAGCCAATAAATTAGAATTTTCAAAAGAATTGTTTTTAAAAAAGTTTGAAAGTGAGGAAGAAGTGGCAAAAATAACTTTCGATTTTTTCGAGTGTTTTAAAGAATTTGTAGAAGTTGGAAAACTTTCAAAAGCATATAATACAACTAAGGCTCAAAATACAGTCAAGAATTTTCTTCAGGATTTTCAGAAAGATAGAGACTATTTAATCGAATTTGATTCGCTAAACGATCACTTTTTTGAAGAGCTATCCAGATATTGTTTTATTGATAAGGAAATAAAGAATAATTATTTCGCAAAGATCGTTGCTGTCTTAAAAACAATGTTGCGATGGTCTATTAAGAAAGGTTATACAGATAATAGAAACTTTGAAGATTTTAAAGCTTCAGAACATGATATTGATATTATTTATCTGACTTTTGAAGAACTGATGAAACTGTATGAATATGAGTTTAAGACAGACAGATTAAATCATGTGAAAGATTTTTACTGTATGGGTTGCTTTACAGGATTAAGATTTTCTGATCTTTCAAAACTTCACCTGGCGAATATCTCGAATGAACATATCATGTTGTCTTTACAGAAGACCAAAACACAAAACCACGCTATTAAGCTTAATAAATATGCAAAGGCAATTTTAGAGAAATATAAAGGAACAATATACGAACCGTTACCAATTATTTCTTCTCAAAAATTTAATGACTATATCAAAGAATGTTGTGAGCTGGCTGAAATAGATACTTTAACAACAATAAATTGGTTTGTAGGTACAAAGAAAGTTTCAAAGACAGTTCCAAAATATGAACTTATTACAAGTCATACAGCTAGGAAAACATTTATAACCAATTCTCTCCTGCTGGGCATGGAGCCAAAAGCAATCAAGAAAATAGCTAACATTAAAAAAGATGCTGTTTTGGATAAATATATGAAAGTTACTGAAGCGTTTACGGATAATCAAATGGATAAAGCATGGAATTAA
- a CDS encoding ISAon1 family transposase N-terminal region protein: MLSDHDLLKLLLPEFLVEHFDILKAETHDAELHIYFEERNSIPHEFKERRLESKGFLPEIIVDDYPLRGKIVKLHVKRRRWTDKSSGEILQRDWQLVAKGTRMTKDLAVFLKKISRH, encoded by the coding sequence ATGTTAAGCGATCACGACCTTCTTAAATTATTACTTCCGGAATTTTTAGTAGAGCACTTTGATATCCTCAAAGCAGAAACTCATGATGCAGAACTTCATATTTATTTTGAAGAAAGAAACAGTATTCCCCATGAATTTAAAGAAAGGAGACTTGAATCCAAGGGCTTTTTACCTGAAATCATTGTAGATGATTATCCATTACGGGGTAAAATCGTAAAGCTCCATGTTAAAAGAAGGAGATGGACAGATAAATCCTCCGGTGAGATCCTTCAGAGAGACTGGCAGCTTGTAGCGAAAGGCACACGGATGACAAAGGATTTGGCAGTCTTCTTAAAAAAAATTAGCAGACACTAA
- a CDS encoding toprim domain-containing protein has protein sequence MEEILCSLGCFPNKENENEAWYLNPFGSETKASFKLNKRKNQWYLFSEGVGGNNIDFLKKYYNYSINEILSWASEKSFSSFHQQMENEKPNYNITEVAEIQNWNLKKYLFERGLTQRSFKFLKEIKFTINNKKLYAVGFENLSGGWELRNSFYKGSLLKKDISIIKNDSDRIVVFEGFFDALSYIELQENLKEDILILNSISMLNKAKSYLQNYSEILLFLDNDLAGKKTNDDLISSFPNAIDYSFLYNDNKDFNEFLVAVKRGFIQLDEAGQSHCFI, from the coding sequence TTGGAAGAAATCCTCTGTTCTCTTGGATGCTTTCCAAATAAAGAAAATGAAAATGAAGCCTGGTATCTAAATCCGTTTGGAAGCGAAACAAAAGCTTCTTTTAAATTAAATAAAAGGAAAAATCAGTGGTATTTATTTTCAGAAGGTGTTGGCGGAAACAACATCGATTTTTTAAAGAAGTATTATAATTATTCAATCAATGAAATTCTATCGTGGGCATCAGAGAAAAGTTTTTCTTCTTTTCATCAGCAGATGGAAAATGAGAAGCCAAATTATAACATTACTGAAGTTGCGGAAATTCAAAATTGGAACCTTAAAAAATATTTATTTGAAAGAGGTCTTACCCAGAGATCCTTCAAATTTTTAAAGGAGATAAAATTTACAATCAATAATAAAAAATTGTATGCTGTTGGATTTGAAAATTTATCCGGAGGATGGGAATTAAGAAATTCATTTTACAAAGGTTCACTTCTAAAAAAAGATATTTCCATAATTAAAAATGATAGCGATAGAATTGTTGTTTTTGAAGGTTTTTTTGATGCGCTTTCTTATATAGAACTTCAGGAAAACCTGAAAGAAGATATCTTGATCTTGAATTCAATTTCGATGTTAAATAAGGCAAAAAGTTATCTCCAAAACTACTCAGAAATTCTTCTTTTTTTAGATAATGATCTAGCCGGAAAGAAGACAAATGATGATCTGATATCTTCATTTCCTAATGCAATAGATTACAGTTTTCTGTATAATGATAATAAAGATTTCAATGAATTTTTGGTGGCTGTTAAGCGTGGATTTATCCAGCTAGATGAAGCTGGGCAGAGCCACTGCTTTATCTAG
- a CDS encoding BfmA/BtgA family mobilization protein, translating into MELNKKPNTTIAISQQDLKRLEGFVKKKGISKKDFITISLDFFERTGLDPSKHESPKAELEKVLKRIDQVIAFIKTQEKETLRPSFEAIVSSEERIKNDLSKILKIEHFNDFIKGFNAFAMETKNSLQSINHKN; encoded by the coding sequence ATGGAACTCAATAAAAAGCCAAATACTACCATTGCAATTTCACAACAAGATCTAAAACGATTAGAGGGCTTCGTGAAAAAAAAAGGAATTTCAAAAAAAGATTTTATTACCATTTCTCTAGACTTTTTTGAGCGAACCGGTCTTGATCCAAGCAAACATGAATCACCAAAAGCAGAATTGGAAAAAGTACTTAAAAGGATAGACCAGGTAATTGCTTTTATTAAGACACAGGAAAAGGAAACTTTAAGGCCAAGTTTTGAAGCAATTGTATCGAGTGAGGAAAGAATAAAAAATGATCTTTCAAAGATTCTGAAAATAGAGCACTTCAATGACTTTATAAAAGGATTCAATGCCTTTGCGATGGAAACTAAAAATTCTCTGCAGTCAATCAACCATAAGAATTAA
- a CDS encoding cold-shock protein, producing MQQGTVKFFNEAKGFGFISPTDGSKDIFVHSSGLDTRVIRENDKVVFDVQKGEKGLNAINVKLA from the coding sequence ATGCAACAAGGCACAGTAAAATTTTTCAATGAAGCAAAAGGCTTCGGATTTATTTCTCCTACAGATGGGAGTAAAGATATATTTGTACATTCTTCAGGATTAGACACCCGTGTAATCCGTGAAAATGATAAAGTAGTTTTCGATGTACAAAAAGGTGAAAAGGGGTTAAATGCGATCAACGTAAAGTTGGCGTAA
- a CDS encoding ISAon1 family transposase, producing MKGKTFQRQYKNNLSEYHSWEQKPHAEDWIIYPENVSASLSLDEVALSDGELYTVLTSKKAKGRKGSIVAMIKGTQSDFVITHLLKISRKLRMKVNEITLDMAGSMKRIAQRCFPDAVQVIDRFHVQKLSIEALQEIRIRHRWEAIEMENNPFNSHSAETEVFANGDTRKQLLVRSRYLLYKSREKWTLSQKQRASILFTQYPDLEQAYELTDGLRKIYNQNISKSVAMTKLAHWFRNVEEAEFKSFSTLRKTIMNHYRNILNYFDQRSTNAAAESFNAKIKNFRMQLRGVKDRTFFIFRLAKLFA from the coding sequence ATCAAAGGCAAGACCTTCCAGAGGCAATACAAGAATAATCTCAGCGAATATCATAGCTGGGAACAAAAACCGCACGCAGAGGACTGGATCATTTACCCTGAAAATGTCTCAGCCTCCTTATCTTTAGACGAAGTAGCATTATCTGATGGAGAACTTTATACCGTTCTTACCTCCAAAAAAGCAAAAGGGAGAAAAGGAAGTATTGTTGCTATGATAAAAGGTACCCAGAGTGATTTTGTCATCACACATCTTTTGAAGATCAGCAGAAAACTTCGGATGAAGGTAAACGAAATTACATTGGATATGGCGGGTTCCATGAAGCGTATTGCCCAACGCTGCTTTCCTGATGCAGTACAGGTTATTGATCGTTTTCATGTTCAGAAGCTGTCCATAGAGGCCCTTCAGGAGATCAGGATCAGGCATCGCTGGGAAGCCATTGAAATGGAAAACAATCCTTTTAACAGTCACTCAGCTGAAACAGAAGTTTTTGCAAATGGAGATACCCGGAAACAGCTCTTGGTAAGAAGCAGGTATTTACTATATAAAAGCCGTGAGAAATGGACTCTGTCCCAGAAACAAAGAGCTTCGATCCTTTTTACCCAGTATCCTGATCTGGAACAGGCATATGAATTGACTGATGGACTTAGAAAAATTTATAACCAGAATATTTCGAAATCTGTAGCCATGACTAAACTGGCCCATTGGTTTAGAAATGTGGAAGAAGCAGAGTTTAAATCTTTTTCTACCTTAAGAAAAACAATAATGAATCATTATAGAAATATTCTCAACTACTTTGATCAAAGAAGCACCAATGCTGCTGCTGAATCTTTCAATGCGAAAATAAAAAACTTCAGAATGCAGCTCAGAGGAGTAAAAGACAGAACCTTTTTTATCTTCAGATTAGCTAAACTTTTTGCCTAG
- a CDS encoding phospholipase effector Tle1 domain-containing protein, which translates to MGKTFVYNTGNNTPPIDELHLEIGVFFDGTLNNLKNTELRQKYKDGKNKIESTDSDEVVAKKEEAIEAATKQQEKEYDNLDHKKKPDAGSEYDQYLKAIHRSRLDKMGVDNSFSNDFTNVARLYKCCEQNTYAIYIEGIGTLDNRRDVDDGFQYGSGITGVRGKVRKGCEKLADRIKVIIRNSLNADKQFTKIYIDTFGFSRGAAAARNFAYEINGKKRAKDVEIRKSRKVVGYTQFNSPEGPVMVPEYGDIWLDKDDTEVDPQYIIDGKLPKFGFLGYYLLSKDILTKEELEDLELDVRFIGVYDTVSSYEEYGDMGGMRRVGWEGMKHSVLGPKYNFGDDVEQLQLLNPGSYFKAVHFTAENEHRENFSLTRFPGSIEKEFPGVHCDIGGAYESGKETVDEIETSNHKPVWFLNKRRQQLIDEHWFNKDQIEINNSFLNVLTMGAVYRKITGIRFLRKEYSYIPLQFMEELGKNLYDHQLNIKTETTYSIEHDNYLNQAKDILHHYVFDGGEKWNFKPDEVVEKERQERARARLENPEPVQEPIPDEVVDKDGNIIKTKTLQEVVVTAYPPQTLLRIIRNKYLHWSANRDWMGMDPNNDYQRRIYP; encoded by the coding sequence ATGGGAAAAACATTTGTGTATAATACAGGAAATAATACACCACCAATTGATGAGCTGCATTTGGAGATAGGTGTTTTCTTTGATGGAACTTTAAATAATCTTAAAAATACTGAGCTCCGTCAAAAATATAAGGACGGTAAAAACAAAATTGAAAGCACAGATTCTGATGAAGTAGTTGCAAAAAAAGAAGAAGCTATAGAAGCTGCCACTAAGCAGCAGGAAAAAGAATATGATAATTTAGATCATAAAAAAAAACCGGATGCGGGTTCCGAGTATGACCAGTATCTTAAAGCGATTCACAGAAGCCGCTTAGATAAAATGGGGGTTGACAACAGTTTTAGTAATGACTTTACCAATGTTGCACGGTTATATAAGTGTTGTGAACAGAATACTTATGCTATTTATATAGAAGGTATTGGAACGTTGGATAATCGCAGGGATGTAGATGACGGCTTCCAATACGGGTCCGGTATCACAGGGGTAAGAGGAAAAGTAAGAAAAGGATGTGAAAAACTGGCAGATAGAATTAAAGTCATCATTAGAAATAGCTTAAATGCGGATAAACAATTTACAAAAATATATATTGATACCTTCGGTTTCAGCCGTGGAGCCGCAGCTGCAAGGAATTTTGCCTATGAGATCAACGGAAAGAAAAGAGCCAAAGATGTGGAGATCAGAAAATCAAGAAAAGTGGTTGGCTATACCCAGTTCAACTCTCCTGAAGGCCCGGTGATGGTTCCTGAATATGGTGATATCTGGCTGGATAAAGATGATACTGAAGTAGACCCTCAGTATATCATAGATGGTAAACTGCCGAAATTTGGTTTTCTTGGATATTACCTTTTAAGTAAAGATATTCTGACAAAAGAGGAACTGGAAGATTTAGAGCTGGATGTTCGTTTTATCGGGGTATATGATACCGTTTCATCATATGAAGAATATGGTGATATGGGAGGAATGAGACGTGTAGGATGGGAAGGAATGAAACATTCTGTTTTAGGTCCCAAATATAATTTTGGAGATGATGTGGAGCAGTTACAGTTATTGAATCCCGGGTCTTACTTTAAAGCAGTTCATTTTACAGCAGAAAATGAACATCGTGAAAATTTTTCGTTAACAAGGTTCCCGGGCAGTATTGAAAAAGAATTTCCAGGAGTTCATTGTGACATTGGTGGTGCTTATGAAAGCGGAAAAGAAACGGTAGATGAAATAGAAACATCCAATCATAAGCCGGTGTGGTTCCTAAATAAGCGCAGACAGCAACTGATTGATGAACATTGGTTTAATAAAGATCAGATAGAAATTAATAACAGTTTCCTGAATGTTTTAACGATGGGGGCCGTATACCGGAAGATTACCGGGATCCGCTTTCTGAGAAAAGAATACAGCTATATTCCTTTGCAGTTTATGGAAGAACTTGGAAAAAATCTGTATGATCACCAGTTGAACATAAAAACAGAAACCACTTATTCTATAGAGCACGATAATTACCTGAATCAGGCAAAAGATATTTTGCATCATTATGTCTTTGACGGCGGAGAAAAATGGAATTTTAAACCGGATGAAGTAGTGGAAAAAGAAAGACAGGAAAGAGCAAGAGCAAGGTTAGAAAATCCGGAGCCGGTACAGGAGCCAATACCTGATGAAGTGGTAGATAAAGACGGTAATATAATTAAAACAAAGACTCTGCAGGAGGTGGTGGTTACGGCTTATCCCCCTCAGACATTGTTGAGAATTATACGTAATAAATACCTTCATTGGTCGGCAAACAGGGACTGGATGGGTATGGATCCCAATAATGATTACCAAAGAAGAATATACCCTTAA